The window AAAAGCCGTAATTTACTAGAGAATATTAGAATCCCTTAGCGAAATGTAGTTAAGAAAATGCAACGTGTTTGAGCGAAGTTTACGGAGCGAGTTTTGCATTTTCAACGGAATGAGCCTAGGGATTCTTTATTCTTTAGTATGAAGGCTAGTTGATATTAAAAATATAAGTTTTACTTTATAATCTCTTTTAGTTCTAAAATACTTTTTATTTTAAAATCTGGGATAATATCACTGTTATTTTCCTCATTTTCTAAATTTATCCAACAAGTTTTAATTCCACCATTGATACCACCTTTAATATCAGCAGTTAAAGAGTCACCTACAATTATAACTCTATCCTTAGGAATGTCACCTATCTTTTCAAAAATATAGTCAAAATATCTTTTATCAGGCTTATTGAACCCAACCTCTTCAGAGATAAACATATAATTCATATATTTATCCAATCCGACTTTTTTCATTCTTTTTATCTGGATATCTTTTCCCCCATTTGAGGCAGTAGCCATCTTAACTTTACCATCAAAATATCTGCAAATCTCATCTGCTCCATCTAAAAGATATGCTCCCTCTCCCAATCTTTTTCTAAATTTTATATTAGACTCTTT is drawn from Fusobacterium varium and contains these coding sequences:
- a CDS encoding YjjG family noncanonical pyrimidine nucleotidase, whose product is MNFDLILFDIDGTLLDFNLTEKNALKETFEEYGFEFNENIYTRYHKINIFFWQELEKGNIDKDKLGYARFDQLFSEYGLTGDTKESNIKFRKRLGEGAYLLDGADEICRYFDGKVKMATASNGGKDIQIKRMKKVGLDKYMNYMFISEEVGFNKPDKRYFDYIFEKIGDIPKDRVIIVGDSLTADIKGGINGGIKTCWINLENEENNSDIIPDFKIKSILELKEIIK